One window of the Dryobates pubescens isolate bDryPub1 chromosome 13, bDryPub1.pri, whole genome shotgun sequence genome contains the following:
- the MNT gene encoding max-binding protein MNT has product MSIETLLEAARFLEWQAQQQQTAREENEKHEKLRLEREQEQKKAGKASAPRANSALAPEEPRSELLVPISPPAPAPPPPPPLAAPISVIPIPVVTSPPQQAAQTALSPPLVQRHQPLVSTPGVPKEVPSVAPVIQRPPGPLLPDGKAATPPSGSPKQLQHYAAPVLAISQHHVVQQPIQPQPHQPLQHAGAPPPLGALKLAPAEEAKPNEQKKRPGGVGTREVHNKLEKNRRAHLKECFETLKRNIPNVDDKKTSNLSVLRSALRYIQTLKRKEKEYEHEMERLAREKIATQQRLAELKNELSQWMDILEIDRIIRQTVQPEDDQASTSTASEGEDNMDEDMEDDRPVNSLPKLPQRQHPELLKAVPAAAAPHHPAVLPQPLPLPQKQPPAPGQPPLQTQALVPPQAMVPAQTHLVAASTVQSTVIAHTATTHASVIQTVNHVLQGPPAKHIAHIAPSTSSPVPLGAAAQPIGHITVHPAAINHMAHLGQQLPLYPQPVAVSQPVVSHIAHTISHQPVNGTTSLGQPAVVAKPAVGTQVVHHPQLVGQTVLNPVTMVTMPSFPVSTLKLA; this is encoded by the exons AGGAGAATGAGAAGCATGAGAAGCTCCggctggagagggagcaggagcagaagaagGCCGGCAAGGCCAGCGCGCCGCGGGCCAACAGCGCCCTCGCCCCCGAGGAGCCCCGCAGCGAGCTGCTGGTGCCCATctcccccccggccccggcccctccGCCGCCCCCGCCCCTGGCAGCCCCCATTTCGGTCATTCCCATCCCGGTTGTCACCAGCCCCCCGCAGCAGGCGGCCCAGACGGCCCTGTCGCCGCCGCTGGTGCAGCGCCACCAGCCCCTGGTAAGCACTCCGGGCGTGCCCAAGGAGGTGCCCTCGGTGGCTCCGGTCATCCAGCGGCCCCCGGGCCCCCTGCTGCCCGACGGCAAAGCGGCCACCCCGCCCTCGGGCAGCcccaagcagctccagcactacGCGGCGCCGGTTCTGGCCATCTCCCAGCACCATGTGGTCCAGcagcccatccagccccagccccaccagcccctgcagcacgccggggcgccgccgccgctcggCGCCCTGAAGCTGGCCCCGGCGGAGGAGGCGAAACCCAACGAGCAGAAGAAGAGGCCCGGAGG GGTTGGGACCAGGGAAGTACATAATAAGTTGGAGAAGAACAG ACGAGCACACTTGAAAGAGTGCTTTGAGACATTAAAGCGCAACATCCCCAACGTGGACGACAAGAAGACCTCAAACCTCAGTGTCCTAAGGAGTGCCTTGagatacatccag ACTttaaagaggaaggagaaggaatacGAGCACGAGATGGAGCGGCTGGCGCGGGAGAAGATCGCCACGCAGCAGCGCCTGGCGGAGCTGAAGAACGAGCTGAGCCAGTGGATGGACATCCTGGAGATTGACAGGATCATTCGACAGACAGTTCAGCCAGAGGATGACCAGGCATCTACCTCCACTGCATCAG AGGGCGAAGACAACATGGATGAGGACATGGAGGACGACAGGCCAGTGAACTCCTTACCCAAACTACCCCAGCGCCAGCACCCCGAGCTGCTGAAGGCcgtccccgccgccgccgctccccacCACCCGGcggtcctgccccagcccctgcccctgccgcaGAAGCAGCCCCCGGCCCCCGGGCAGCCCCCGCTGCAGACGCAAGCCCTGGTGCCGCCGCAGGCCATGGTGCCCGCACAGACTCACCTGGTGGCGGCCTCCACCGTGCAATCGACTGTTATCGCCCACACGGCCACCACCCACGCCTCGGTCATCCAGACTGTCAACCACGTGCTGCAGGGCCCCCCGGCCAAGCACATCGCCCACATCGCACCTTCCACCTCCAGCCCCGTGCCGCTGGGCGCCGCCGCCCAGCCCATCGGCCACATCACTGTGCACCCCGCCGCCATCAACCACATGGCGcacctgggccagcagctgcccctctACCCCCAGCCCGTGGCCGTCAGCCAGCCCGTGGTGAGCCACATCGCCCAcaccatctcccaccagccGGTGAACGGAAccaccagcctgggccagccgGCCGTCGTGGCCAAGCCTGCCGTGGGCACCCAGGTGGTGCACCACCCGCAGCTGGTGGGGCAGACGGTCCTCAACCCGGTGACTATGGTGACCATGCCCTCCTTCCCCGTCAGCACGCTCAAGCTGgcctag